A region of Panicum virgatum strain AP13 chromosome 8N, P.virgatum_v5, whole genome shotgun sequence DNA encodes the following proteins:
- the LOC120685088 gene encoding protein FLORAL ORGAN NUMBER2-like, whose amino-acid sequence MAPRSLLCLAAAACCCLALLVPPAQGRLGIGLPGGFGATTNRRTSEQQRGTAAKAASTAWSSSWTAAAAGRVRPELRSVPGGPDPLHHHGSPWRPELEPTTP is encoded by the exons ATGGCACCACGGTCCCTCCTgtgcttggcggcggcggcgtgctgctGCCTCGCGTTGCTGGTTCCTCCGGCGCAGGGGCGCCTTGGCATTG GTCTGcctggtggatttggtgcgacGACGAACCGGCGGACCTCGGAGCAGCAGCGCGGCACGGCAGCGAAGGCCGCGTCGACGGCGTGGTCATCgtcgtggacggcggcggcggctgggagggTGAGGCCGGAGCTGCGGTCGGTGCCGGGGGGCCCGGACCCGCTGCACCACCACGGCAGCCCGTGGCGGCCGGAGCTGGAGCCGACCACCCCCTGA